A genomic stretch from Sandaracinaceae bacterium includes:
- a CDS encoding J domain-containing protein, which produces MHRDPFTTLGISYDATLVEARQAYRRLALAHHPDLNPGDPMAPERFKAVLRAYRAIASGAARKRGAPSTPPPGPRPDRYGCGRCGDSFPFPEQCPRCDVALCDRTAGRPVAEEDPRVRALELQLDARPTSFDPPWEERLPIPAILVMSCLSASLVVFQLGVTGVALLFAGFAIYVAAVEAHRRALEHQSARA; this is translated from the coding sequence ATGCATCGCGACCCCTTCACCACCCTCGGCATCTCCTACGACGCGACCTTGGTGGAGGCTCGACAGGCCTATCGCCGCCTGGCCCTCGCCCATCACCCGGACCTGAACCCGGGCGACCCGATGGCGCCCGAGCGCTTCAAGGCGGTGCTCCGCGCGTACCGCGCCATCGCGAGCGGCGCGGCGCGGAAGAGAGGCGCGCCGAGCACGCCGCCGCCCGGGCCGCGCCCGGATCGCTACGGCTGCGGCCGCTGCGGCGACTCGTTCCCCTTCCCGGAGCAGTGCCCGCGCTGCGATGTGGCGCTCTGCGATCGCACGGCCGGCCGCCCGGTGGCGGAGGAGGACCCGCGGGTGCGCGCGCTCGAGCTCCAGCTCGACGCGAGGCCGACCAGCTTCGATCCCCCCTGGGAGGAGCGGCTGCCGATCCCGGCGATCCTGGTCATGAGCTGCCTCTCGGCGTCACTCGTCGTCTTCCAGCTGGGCGTGACCGGCGTGGCCCTCCTGTTCGCGGGCTTCGCCATCTACGTCGCCGCGGTGGAGGCCCACCGCAGGGCGCTCGAGCACCAGTCGGCCCGAGCCTGA
- the pdxH gene encoding pyridoxamine 5'-phosphate oxidase, with protein sequence MDPIALFLERRAAAVDAGALFDGTKAVLATATSDGVPSARYVLVKEVGEDGFFVYTNYESRKARELDANPRASICVHWAEIDEQWRIEGTVERASAARSDAYFASRPRGSQLGAWASDQSRVIPGREVLLARLAEVTARHEGEDVPRPPHWGGYRVVPVAIERWINGEARLHDRFRYERSGDGWTVTRLAP encoded by the coding sequence ATGGACCCGATCGCGCTCTTCCTCGAACGCCGCGCCGCCGCCGTCGACGCGGGGGCCCTCTTCGACGGGACCAAGGCGGTGCTCGCCACCGCGACGAGCGACGGCGTGCCCTCCGCGCGCTACGTGCTGGTCAAGGAGGTCGGCGAGGACGGGTTCTTCGTCTACACGAACTACGAGAGCCGAAAGGCGCGGGAGCTGGACGCGAACCCGCGCGCGTCGATCTGCGTCCACTGGGCGGAGATCGACGAGCAGTGGCGGATCGAGGGCACGGTGGAGCGCGCGAGCGCCGCGCGGAGCGACGCGTACTTCGCCTCGCGCCCGCGTGGGAGTCAGCTCGGCGCATGGGCGAGTGACCAGAGCCGCGTGATCCCCGGCCGGGAGGTCTTGCTCGCGCGCCTCGCAGAGGTGACCGCCCGCCACGAGGGCGAAGACGTGCCGCGGCCTCCGCACTGGGGCGGCTACCGCGTGGTCCCCGTCGCCATCGAGCGCTGGATCAACGGCGAAGCGCGCCTCCACGACCGCTTCCGGTACGAGCGATCGGGAGACGGCTGGACGGTCACCCGGCTCGCGCCCTGA